One Jeotgalibaca porci genomic region harbors:
- a CDS encoding SDR family NAD(P)-dependent oxidoreductase, whose product MSKLQDRVALVYGGTSGLGEASAKKFAAEGAKVAIAGRSEEDGNRIVEEITAKGGEAIFVSVDLMDVAQIKASVQTVVDTYGTIDILYNGAGILDKYENVIDTDEDTFDSLIALNVKAPFMATKEVMPIFVEKGSGTVINVGSQATRFAGVGGTAYVTTKHAIEGFTKQLAYDFGPKGIKANLLAPGFIETPMTDGLEEARLKEIPDQRAGKAEEIGNLALFLASDDSNYMNGATVLMDGGWTVGR is encoded by the coding sequence ATGAGTAAATTACAAGATCGTGTCGCCTTAGTGTATGGAGGAACGTCAGGTTTGGGCGAAGCTAGCGCGAAGAAGTTTGCCGCAGAGGGTGCAAAAGTCGCTATTGCCGGTCGTTCAGAAGAAGATGGGAATAGAATTGTCGAAGAAATCACTGCAAAAGGTGGCGAGGCTATTTTTGTGAGCGTTGATTTGATGGATGTCGCGCAAATTAAAGCGAGTGTTCAAACAGTCGTTGATACATACGGAACGATTGATATTCTATATAATGGTGCAGGTATTTTGGACAAGTATGAAAATGTGATAGATACAGATGAAGACACCTTTGATAGTTTAATCGCCTTGAATGTGAAAGCACCATTTATGGCGACAAAAGAAGTCATGCCGATTTTTGTGGAAAAGGGATCAGGAACAGTTATTAACGTTGGTTCACAAGCAACGCGTTTTGCTGGAGTAGGCGGGACGGCTTATGTCACAACAAAACATGCAATAGAAGGATTTACTAAACAACTTGCATATGACTTTGGGCCAAAAGGTATCAAAGCAAACTTATTGGCGCCGGGCTTCATCGAAACACCGATGACAGACGGATTAGAAGAAGCGCGCTTGAAGGAAATCCCCGATCAACGTGCGGGTAAGGCGGAAGAAATTGGCAACTTGGCGTTATTCTTGGCTTCTGATGATTCAAATTATATGAACGGCGCAACGGTCTTGATGGATGGTGGTTGGACAGTAGGGCGTTAA